Part of the Planctomycetia bacterium genome is shown below.
GTGCCGACCCCCGTGACACGGTAGCCTTCCTTGGTCAAGTTGTAGTTGACCAATTCCAGCAGGTCTTCCTCGTCGTCCACGATTAGAATGCGTTCGCGCGCCATGTCCCCATCCATTCGCCTAATTTCAGTTCTCTTAAGCATACGATTAGCCGACGGCAGTTAGCCATTCATTAGCTGAAGATGTGGTTTTGTTGTTGAATTTGTGTTGGTTTGATGTGGACCTCAATTCCCTGGATTCCGCCGGCATCAGGCGGAGGGCACAATGATCGGCGTCATCGAGCATCCGAACTGGCAAATCGAGTTCTTCCGCTGTCACGACCGGGTCGGGCATCGCATTCTCTGGGGCCCGCCGGACGCCCAGACGCTGCTGGCGGAGTCGCTGGAAGGGACGCCCGACCAAACGTGGCCCGCGAGCCCGCCGTTCCAGCACGTCCATTTCGAGGCCCGGGAAAATGGCGCGAACGTGGCCCTGCTGGTCGGCATGGCCGGAAAAAGCCACTGGTCGAGCAGTGTGGAGATCCGTCCCGAGGCCGGCGGCCCGACCTGGGACGTGGCCTGTCGCACCAGCGACGTCCCGGAATGGCTGGGGATGAGTTATCGTCTGGCCGTCCCCACGCGCGTGGTCGGCGACCAGATCTGGTTCAACGTGGAAGGCGAGGTCGTCGCCACCGCGTTGTCGTTCGATGTCGACGCACGCATCCAAGCCGAAGTGACGGGCGGCAACTTGCGCTGGCGCGTGGCGGCGCCCGCCGTCAGCCAGCCGCGCACGTTCCGGTGGCGTTACTCGTTCATTTCCACCGTGGCCGACGAAGAACCGACGGATGAGGGCTTGACCGACGACGGCCAAGCAACCGAAGCGTAGCCTTTCGTGCTTGCATGACACCTCCCGAAACAACGACGGCGCGCGGCTGGGGGCTCGGTCGATTGCTCCCCACGCTCGCGCTGCCGGTGGTCGCCATCCTGGCCAGTGCCATGGCCTGTGAACGGGTCGTGGTCTGGTTGATCGTCGGTGGGGCCGTCTATGCCTGGGGCATGGCGACGCTCTTAGGCATTCAGTTTCGCTTGAGCGACGCCTTCCGGCGCCCCTGGCAAGTCTCGCTTCGACGGATGCTGTTGAACATCGCAGTGCTGTGCTGCGTGCTGTCGGTGCTGACGACCGACTGGCCGCTGCGGGCGCGGTTTCAGCTATCGAGGAGGGCAATCGACGCGCTGGCAGATCGGGTCCAACAAGGGCGATCCATGACCACGCCCGAATATGCGGGACTGTTTTGGATTCGCGTCGCCGAGGCCAATCGAGCCGGACAGCCCTGTCTCTGGATTCGCCTCCAACCTGGCGGCAACACCGGACTGGTCCGCTGTCGGGCCAACGGCCAGCCGGAACTGAATCTGTCATCGAGCCTGGAGCTCGGCGACGGCTGGTTTCTGGTCAGCGAAGATTGAGCCGCTATGGACGGGCGCCGGCGGCGACTATGATGGGGCGCGTCTTTGAGTCAACTTTCATGGCAATTCACTTGTGGAGTTAGTCGATGTACCGTTCTTTCGCAGTCGCGCTATTCGCCCTGCTGGCATTCACCGTCGCGCCGCTGACCGCTGATGACAAGGCCGCCGACAAGCCGGAAGACGTTAACAAGGCGGACCTGGAAAAGCTCCAGGGCGTGTGGATCGTCGCCAAGGGCGAGGCCGGCGGGCAGGAAGTGCCCAAGGAATTCCTGACGTCGATCGTGCTGACTTTTGAAGGCGAGAAGTACACCGTCGAAGGCACGCCGGATGGCAAGCAGTCGGGCGAAGTGAAAATCGACGCTACGAAGGAAATCAAGGAAATGACGGTCGAGCCGAAAGAAGGCTCGAACGCCGGCATGGCGACCAAGACGATCTACAAGTTCGACGAGGAAAAGCTGGTCGTCTGCTACGACCTCTCGAACGCCGGCTTTCCCAAGGAATTCAAGTCCGCGGAAGGCGAGCCGTACATGTTGATCACGTACGAGCGTAAGAAAGAAGCAGAGAAGAAATAGCGCGTCATGCCGCACGTCCCGCACCCGCCGGTGCAGCATGCCGGCGAAGAAGTCTCCAACGCGCTGCGCCGCAGGCTGTCGGCCATCGAGCCGCACAGCCTGCGGACCTTCACGCCTAGTCTGGCGGTGATCGCCAAGAGCGCCGGCTGCTACCACTGGACGCCGGAAGGCCGCATGCTGGCGGACTTCACGTCGGGCGTTCTCGTGGCGAACTTGGGCCACAATCCGACGCGT
Proteins encoded:
- a CDS encoding TIGR03067 domain-containing protein, whose product is MYRSFAVALFALLAFTVAPLTADDKAADKPEDVNKADLEKLQGVWIVAKGEAGGQEVPKEFLTSIVLTFEGEKYTVEGTPDGKQSGEVKIDATKEIKEMTVEPKEGSNAGMATKTIYKFDEEKLVVCYDLSNAGFPKEFKSAEGEPYMLITYERKKEAEKK